A part of Silurus meridionalis isolate SWU-2019-XX chromosome 18, ASM1480568v1, whole genome shotgun sequence genomic DNA contains:
- the LOC124401395 gene encoding tripartite motif-containing protein 16-like, whose amino-acid sequence MAEASISVDQDQFICPVCLDLLKDPVTVSCGHSFCKVCINSCWDQEEQKGVYSCPQCRHTFTSRPVLNRNNMLAEVVEKLKKKTEVQAASPDHCYAGPGDVECDFCTRRKHKAVKSCLVCVTSFCEIHLKPHLEVPALKKHTLTEASAKLQEKICSEHNKLIEIYCRTDQISICSLCMLDKHKGHDAVSVTAGRAEKQSELKEQQMKSQQRIQEKQKKVQELKQAVNTIKLSAQTAVEDSEKIFTEMISFMKKKRLEVLEMIRAQEEAELSGAERLLEKLEQEIADLQRRVTELEQLSHTHDHIHFLQSFQSLCVSAGRRSPDLPRPNFHTSSITVHQHHLSDGMGKYFSDLKKKLEEFCEEEFNKIPAQVQSFLSEPQNRDEFLKYFCYLTLDPNTAHRKLIMSEKNRAVSGSVRKQQYSDHPERYDSWPQVLCEQSVCGCCYWEVEWSGVGVDISVLYKDIRRKGRGDECVFGRNNQSWSLQCSTTSLCFYHNNIETDLRVLPPSRIGVYVDHSAGTLSFYSVSDTMKLLHRVQTTFTQPLYAGFGLHYLSFGSSTVRLCDPE is encoded by the exons ATGGCAGAGGCCAGTATTTCAGTAGATCAGGATCAGTTCAtctgtccagtgtgtctggatctCCTGAAGGATCCGGTGACTGTCTCGTGTGGACACAGtttctgtaaggtgtgtattaatAGCTGCTGGGATCAGGAGGAACAGAAGGGTGTCTACAGCTGTCCTCAGTGCAGACACACTTTCACTTCAAGGCCTGTTCTAAACAGAAACAACATGCtggctgaagtggtggagaaactgaagaagaagACTGAAGTCCAAGCTGCTTCTCCTGATCACTGTTACGCCGGACCTGGAGATGTGGAGTGTGATTTCTGCACCAGGAGAAAACACAAAGCCGTCAAAtcctgtctggtgtgtgtgactTCTTTTTGTGAAATTCATCTGAAACCTCATCTAGAAGttcctgctttaaaaaaacacacattaactGAAGCCTCAGCAAAGCTACAAGAGAAGATCTGCTCTGAACATAACAAGCTGATTGAGATCTACTGCAGAACTGATCAAATatccatttgctctttgtgcATGTTGGATAAACATAAAGGCCATGACGCTGTATCAGTTACAGCAGGAAGAGCTGAGAAACAG AGTGAGTTAAAGGAGCAGCAGATGAAATCCCAGCAGAGaatccaggagaagcagaagaaggtgcaggagctgaaacaggctgtgaacactataaag CTCAGTGCACAGACAGCAGTGGAGGACAGTGAGAAGATCTTTACTGAGATGATCAGCTTTATGAAGAAAAAGCGCTTGGAGGTGCTGGAGATGATCAGAGCTCAGGAGGAGGCTGAACTAAGTGGAGCTGAACGACTCCTGGAGAAACTGGAGCAGGAGATCGCTGATCTTCAGAGGAGAGTCACTGAGCtggagcagctttcacacacacacgatcacatccatttcctccag AGTTTccagtctctctgtgtctctgctgGACGTCGGTCTCCTGATCTACCAAGACCAAATTTTCACACATCCAGCATCACTGTCCATCAACATCACTTATCAGATGGAATGGGGAAATATTTCTCAGATCTAAAGAAGAAACTTGAGGAATTCTGTGAGGAGGAATTCAACAAAATCCCTGCACAAG TTCAGTCTTTTCTTTCAGAGCCACAGAACAGAGACGAGTTTCTGAAAT atttctgTTATCTGACTCTGGATCCCAACACGGCACATCGTAAACTCATTATGTCTGAGAAGAACAGAGCAGTGAGCGGTAGTGTGAGAAAGCAGCAGTACTCTGATCATCCAGAGAGATATGACTCCTGGCCTCAAGTGTTGTGTgaacaaagtgtgtgtggatGCTGTTACTGGGAGGTGGAATGGAGTGGTGTGGGTGTGGACATTTCAGTCTTATATAAAGACATCAGAAGGAAAGGACggggtgatgagtgtgtgtttggacgcaacaatcagtcctggagtctgCAGTGTTCTACTACTTCTCTCTGTTTCTATCACAACAACATTGAGACTGATCTCAGAGTTCTGCCACCATCCAGAATAGGGGTGTATGTggatcacagtgcaggaactctgTCCTTCTACAGCGTCTCTGACACCATGAAGCTCCTCCACAGAGTCCAAACAACATTCACTCAGCCACTATATGCTGGATTTGGACTTCACTACTTATCATTTGGTTCATCTACTGTGAGATTGTGTGATCCAGAATAA